From Staphylococcus delphini, one genomic window encodes:
- a CDS encoding SA0632 family lipoprotein → MKKQLIALLGTVVLLSGCGNSEKEKLQNEIKSLEDEQKELQEENKKLKDQSEKLDNQIKDLEHSIDKAKTSEDKKKTSSKDSKKSTESKKDAKSTETSDTQEKS, encoded by the coding sequence ATGAAGAAACAACTTATCGCACTTCTGGGAACAGTCGTATTGTTATCAGGGTGTGGCAATAGTGAAAAAGAAAAACTACAAAATGAAATTAAATCGTTAGAAGACGAGCAAAAAGAATTACAAGAAGAAAATAAAAAGTTAAAAGATCAAAGTGAAAAATTAGATAATCAAATTAAAGATCTTGAACATTCTATTGATAAAGCGAAAACTTCAGAAGATAAGAAAAAAACGAGTAGTAAAGACAGCAAGAAATCAACAGAATCTAAAAAAGATGCTAAATCAACAGAAACATCTGATACGCAAGAGAAAAGTTAA
- a CDS encoding GNAT family N-acetyltransferase: protein MTVYIETNRLKLRDWQDEDLQPFQQLNANRQVRQFFPSLLSYQKTALDFEAMKSYLKQHQIGLFAVELKATKEWIGFIGVNYIPQAVDYPFEELPFYEIGWRLSPEVWDNGIATEGAEAVLDYVAERGVSEVYAMAAKVNHASIRVMEKIGMTHYDDFEKPGLSEYHVLRPQVRYRKQLKEA from the coding sequence ATGACAGTTTATATAGAGACAAATCGATTGAAATTAAGAGACTGGCAAGATGAAGATTTGCAACCATTTCAACAATTGAACGCAAATCGTCAAGTCCGCCAGTTTTTCCCAAGTTTATTAAGTTATCAAAAAACAGCATTGGACTTTGAAGCGATGAAATCTTATTTAAAGCAGCATCAAATCGGATTGTTTGCTGTAGAGTTAAAGGCAACGAAAGAGTGGATAGGGTTTATAGGGGTGAATTATATTCCACAAGCGGTAGATTATCCTTTTGAAGAGCTCCCATTTTATGAAATCGGTTGGCGATTGTCTCCTGAAGTTTGGGATAATGGAATTGCGACAGAAGGGGCAGAAGCGGTGCTCGATTATGTAGCTGAACGCGGCGTAAGTGAAGTGTACGCGATGGCAGCAAAAGTGAATCATGCATCGATTCGTGTGATGGAAAAGATTGGTATGACACATTATGATGATTTCGAGAAGCCGGGATTGAGTGAATATCATGTACTGAGGCCACAAGTACGTTATAGAAAGCAGTTGAAGGAAGCATAA
- a CDS encoding DUF1129 family protein, which translates to MKTTNELMKENNVKSLRLNNTDRQIFESYMTYVRADMRVNAHDSEKVLQRILDHLLKAENKGLHAMEFFDHHPKKHAIQTIKEMPNHTFKNICHYILQHIVFLLGVFCFLKGFLGFFINDTRVFLYTFPLTFVAGIFVTFLFIWSCFKMIQLQAFDYSRLAWLVGYVVLIALILLIFIIFFFPQNFLQFGPYIHISNWAFIIASFIIVPLGMLKYKNDDHAKSASWR; encoded by the coding sequence ATGAAAACGACAAATGAACTGATGAAAGAAAATAATGTTAAATCGTTACGGCTGAACAATACGGATCGTCAAATCTTTGAAAGTTACATGACCTATGTTCGAGCGGATATGCGCGTCAATGCACATGACTCCGAAAAAGTGCTACAGCGTATTTTAGACCATTTACTCAAAGCTGAAAACAAAGGCTTGCATGCGATGGAATTTTTTGATCATCATCCTAAAAAACACGCCATTCAAACGATTAAAGAGATGCCTAACCATACGTTTAAAAATATTTGTCATTATATTTTACAACATATCGTCTTTTTGTTGGGCGTATTCTGCTTCTTAAAAGGGTTTTTAGGATTTTTCATTAATGACACACGTGTCTTTTTATACACTTTTCCGCTCACTTTTGTTGCGGGAATCTTCGTTACTTTTTTATTCATTTGGTCTTGTTTTAAAATGATACAACTTCAAGCTTTTGACTATTCACGTCTCGCTTGGTTAGTCGGCTATGTCGTACTGATCGCCCTGATTTTATTAATTTTTATTATTTTCTTTTTCCCACAAAACTTTTTACAATTCGGCCCGTATATCCATATTAGTAATTGGGCATTTATTATCGCATCGTTTATTATCGTTCCACTGGGCATGTTGAAATATAAAAACGACGACCACGCTAAAAGTGCATCTTGGCGATAA
- a CDS encoding GNAT family N-acetyltransferase gives MIILTYEDSDYIHRVAVQHVKLLQSDTLMRTQGTQMEIALYEDMIAHRLRYAGDWLGIVTNREKHMKGYAWAHYEPANAQVTIESLYVVPEHRQQGYATELKQQIEKWAKSKGARQIIGTVQQSNQAMVQLNEALGYRVEKYIMSKSLEES, from the coding sequence ATGATTATACTTACATATGAAGATAGCGATTATATTCATCGTGTAGCAGTGCAGCACGTCAAACTGTTACAATCAGATACTTTAATGCGAACGCAAGGCACACAAATGGAAATCGCACTTTATGAAGACATGATTGCACATCGATTGCGTTATGCAGGAGACTGGCTAGGCATCGTGACAAACAGAGAGAAACATATGAAAGGTTATGCATGGGCCCATTATGAACCGGCAAATGCGCAAGTGACCATTGAATCATTATATGTTGTTCCTGAACATCGACAACAAGGGTATGCGACTGAATTGAAACAACAGATTGAAAAGTGGGCCAAATCAAAGGGCGCACGTCAAATCATCGGTACAGTACAACAATCTAATCAAGCGATGGTGCAACTGAATGAAGCATTAGGATACCGTGTGGAAAAATATATTATGTCAAAATCATTAGAAGAATCATAA